A window of the Gemmatirosa kalamazoonensis genome harbors these coding sequences:
- a CDS encoding YciI family protein: MKYVLLIYDDEKVWETMSPDESGAMMGEYFAFTKDIQDKGSYRAGEALQPIATATTVRVRGGKLQTTDGPFAETREQLGGFYLVDAENLDEAIAVAARIPSARIGSIEVRPVVVFERPEAQLPASEARATATA, translated from the coding sequence ATGAAGTACGTCCTGCTGATCTACGACGACGAGAAGGTCTGGGAGACCATGAGCCCCGACGAGAGCGGCGCGATGATGGGCGAGTACTTCGCGTTCACGAAGGACATCCAGGACAAGGGGAGCTACCGCGCCGGCGAGGCGCTGCAGCCGATCGCCACCGCGACGACGGTGCGCGTGCGCGGCGGCAAGCTGCAGACGACCGACGGCCCGTTCGCCGAGACGCGCGAGCAGCTCGGCGGGTTCTATCTCGTCGACGCGGAGAATCTCGACGAGGCGATCGCCGTCGCCGCCCGCATCCCATCGGCGCGCATCGGATCGATCGAGGTGCGACCGGTCGTCGTGTTCGAGCGTCCCGAGGCGCAGCTCCCGGCCAGCGAGGCGAGGGCGACGGCGACGGCGTGA
- a CDS encoding ester cyclase produces the protein METMQQITDYQRVWSDGLNRGDVSTADEAFAPDCTIHFIGLPEPVRGVEAWKQLVAGFLTAFPDMHFTMDEGIVSGDRVAWRWHARGTHMGPLGPLPATGRAVSIWGLIVDHVVDGRVVERWEQFDQTGMLQQLGVQ, from the coding sequence ATGGAGACCATGCAGCAGATCACCGACTATCAGCGGGTGTGGTCCGATGGGCTGAACCGCGGCGACGTGTCGACCGCCGACGAGGCGTTCGCCCCCGACTGCACCATCCACTTCATCGGCCTTCCCGAGCCGGTGCGCGGCGTCGAGGCGTGGAAGCAGCTCGTCGCGGGCTTCCTCACGGCGTTCCCCGACATGCACTTCACGATGGACGAGGGAATCGTCTCCGGCGACCGGGTCGCCTGGCGCTGGCACGCGCGCGGCACGCACATGGGCCCACTCGGCCCGCTGCCGGCCACCGGCCGAGCGGTGTCGATCTGGGGGCTCATCGTCGACCACGTGGTGGACGGGCGCGTGGTGGAGCGGTGGGAGCAGTTCGACCAGACGGGGATGCTGCAGCAGCTCGGCGTGCAGTGA
- a CDS encoding BTAD domain-containing putative transcriptional regulator has product MERTHRGTTRARHAIPVGRFRLVTLGRLALLDPAGRDEPSLATRPRKLAVLAWLALRAGRRATRDRLIGVFWGGRDEDRARNSLSDALSHLRRSLGRDALCALADEVLLADGAPLDVDALALTAAAAAGDDERVTALYAGPFLDGVYVDDAPEFDHWRERERARLAALFARSASARCTELARARRWDDCRALAERWLDAEPASADAALFVLNAIKAPGTPEALAAAVAAYDALVRRLDRELGTAPHASVTTLARDVAARLAETGLLEQLEPQRTQRTQRAPTGQVSSASSASSAVKSSPTRSTRALVAYAAGAITVGGAIAVAALRAPEPALDPKRVVVVAFDNRTGDSTLASLGRIAADWISRGLTETRTIEVVEPLARPSRDSTSDAPAAGRAAHAGTVVVGAFFREGDSVGVEARVVDARSGRVLRALEPVLAPRAEPLAAVHTLRQRVAGALAAELDPRIAALAREASQPPTYEAYQAWVQGLDAYAHRDYARAIPFLHRAAALDSDFVTPRLWEAAAWANLGDPAREDSLDRTVEPRRARLAPLDRTMLDGQRATLRGDRAGAYAAAREMLAAAPASEFALYHAGYTALDIGRYDEAVAVLRRIDAERSSVPWDQYGTRLGRALHLARRYDEELAETRRRLARQPALLSAIDDHARTLVALGRLGAVDSLMRAVLTIPAQPRTSAAQVMFDTAVELEAHEHASEATALFGRAAEASRDAPTSPRDADVARVLGAAATGLAGDWARADSMFRALSAAHPGDVRLLGWTGLAAAHTGDRARAERVAAELARVEEPYPTGLPSLFRACIAGTLGRQADAVTLLRRALAEGFATGALHAQSCLLPLRGYAPYEALAHPVR; this is encoded by the coding sequence ATGGAGCGAACGCATCGGGGGACGACGCGCGCCCGGCATGCGATCCCCGTGGGTCGCTTCCGACTCGTGACGCTCGGCCGCCTGGCACTGCTCGATCCCGCGGGGCGCGACGAGCCGTCGCTCGCCACACGGCCGCGCAAGCTCGCGGTGCTCGCGTGGCTCGCCCTGCGCGCCGGCCGCCGCGCGACGCGCGACCGGCTGATCGGCGTGTTCTGGGGCGGGCGCGACGAGGACCGCGCGCGCAACTCGCTCTCCGACGCGCTGAGCCACCTGCGCCGCTCGCTCGGCCGCGATGCGCTGTGCGCGCTCGCCGACGAGGTGCTCCTCGCCGACGGCGCGCCGCTCGACGTCGATGCGCTTGCGCTCACCGCCGCCGCCGCGGCGGGCGACGACGAGCGCGTGACGGCGCTCTACGCGGGACCGTTTCTCGACGGCGTGTACGTGGACGACGCGCCGGAGTTCGACCACTGGCGCGAGCGGGAGCGCGCGCGGCTCGCGGCGCTGTTCGCGCGCAGCGCGTCGGCACGGTGCACCGAGCTGGCGCGCGCACGCCGGTGGGACGACTGCCGCGCGCTGGCCGAGCGCTGGCTCGACGCGGAGCCGGCGTCGGCGGACGCCGCGCTGTTCGTGCTGAATGCGATCAAGGCGCCGGGTACGCCCGAAGCGCTCGCGGCCGCGGTCGCGGCGTACGACGCGCTCGTTAGGCGGCTCGACCGCGAGCTCGGCACCGCGCCGCACGCGTCGGTGACGACGCTCGCGCGCGACGTCGCCGCACGGCTCGCGGAGACGGGGCTGCTCGAACAGCTCGAACCGCAGAGGACGCAGAGGACGCAGAGGGCCCCGACCGGTCAGGTGTCCTCTGCGTCCTCTGCGTCCTCTGCGGTGAAAAGCTCCCCGACGCGATCGACCCGAGCTCTCGTCGCGTACGCGGCAGGCGCGATCACCGTGGGCGGCGCGATCGCGGTCGCGGCGCTGCGGGCTCCGGAGCCGGCGCTCGACCCGAAGCGCGTCGTCGTCGTGGCGTTCGACAACCGGACCGGCGACTCGACGCTCGCTTCGTTAGGCCGCATCGCCGCCGACTGGATCAGCCGCGGGCTCACCGAGACGCGCACCATCGAGGTGGTCGAGCCGCTCGCGCGCCCGTCGCGCGACTCGACGAGCGACGCGCCCGCGGCGGGGCGCGCGGCGCACGCGGGCACCGTCGTCGTCGGCGCGTTCTTCCGTGAGGGCGACTCGGTGGGCGTCGAGGCGCGGGTGGTGGACGCGCGGAGCGGCCGCGTGCTGCGCGCCCTCGAGCCCGTGCTCGCCCCGCGCGCCGAGCCGCTCGCCGCGGTGCACACGCTGCGGCAGCGCGTCGCCGGCGCGCTCGCCGCGGAGCTCGACCCGCGCATCGCGGCGCTCGCCCGCGAGGCGAGCCAGCCGCCGACGTACGAGGCCTACCAGGCGTGGGTGCAGGGGCTCGACGCGTACGCGCACCGCGACTACGCGCGCGCGATCCCGTTCCTGCACCGCGCCGCGGCGCTCGACTCCGACTTCGTGACGCCGCGCCTGTGGGAGGCGGCGGCGTGGGCGAACCTCGGCGATCCGGCCCGCGAGGACTCGCTCGACCGCACCGTGGAGCCGCGCCGCGCGCGTCTCGCGCCGCTGGACCGCACGATGCTCGACGGCCAGCGCGCCACGCTCCGCGGCGACCGTGCCGGCGCGTACGCAGCGGCGCGGGAGATGCTCGCCGCCGCGCCGGCGTCGGAGTTCGCGCTCTATCACGCCGGCTACACGGCCCTCGACATCGGCCGGTACGACGAGGCCGTGGCCGTGCTGCGCCGCATCGACGCCGAGCGCTCCAGCGTGCCGTGGGACCAGTACGGCACGCGCCTGGGCCGCGCGCTGCACCTCGCGCGGCGCTACGACGAGGAGCTCGCCGAGACCCGGCGGCGGCTGGCCCGGCAGCCCGCGCTGCTGTCGGCCATCGACGACCACGCGCGGACGCTGGTCGCGTTAGGCAGGCTCGGCGCGGTCGACTCGCTCATGCGCGCGGTACTGACAATCCCGGCGCAACCGCGAACCAGCGCGGCGCAGGTCATGTTCGACACGGCGGTCGAGCTCGAGGCGCACGAGCACGCGTCCGAGGCGACGGCGCTCTTCGGCCGCGCGGCGGAGGCGTCGCGCGACGCACCCACCTCGCCCCGCGACGCCGACGTCGCGCGCGTCCTCGGCGCGGCGGCCACCGGGCTCGCCGGCGACTGGGCGCGTGCGGACTCGATGTTCCGCGCGCTGTCGGCCGCACACCCGGGCGACGTCCGGCTCCTCGGCTGGACCGGCCTCGCCGCCGCGCACACCGGCGACCGCGCGCGCGCCGAGCGCGTCGCGGCGGAGCTCGCGCGGGTCGAGGAGCCGTACCCCACGGGACTGCCGTCGCTGTTCCGCGCGTGCATCGCCGGGACGCTCGGTCGACAGGCCGACGCGGTGACGCTGCTCCGTCGCGCGCTCGCCGAGGGCTTCGCGACCGGCGCGCTGCACGCGCAGTCGTGTCTCTTGCCGCTGCGCGGCTACGCGCCCTACGAGGCGCTGGCCCACCCCGTCCGTTAG
- the uraH gene encoding hydroxyisourate hydrolase codes for MSTVSTHVLDTASGRPAAAVAVTLERVEGDAAVALGSGVTDADGRLRDFGPGAALSEGTYRLRFDVGAYFTRGGRDAFYPEVVVCFRVAAGDEHYHVPLLLGPYGYTTYRGS; via the coding sequence ATGAGCACCGTCAGCACCCACGTCCTCGACACCGCGTCCGGCCGGCCGGCGGCGGCGGTGGCCGTCACGCTGGAGCGCGTGGAGGGCGACGCCGCGGTCGCGTTAGGCAGCGGCGTCACCGACGCGGACGGCCGGCTGCGCGACTTCGGCCCGGGGGCCGCGCTGAGCGAGGGCACGTACCGGCTCCGGTTCGACGTCGGCGCGTACTTCACGCGCGGCGGGCGCGACGCGTTCTACCCGGAGGTCGTCGTGTGCTTCCGCGTGGCGGCGGGCGACGAGCATTATCACGTGCCGCTGCTGCTCGGCCCGTACGGCTACACGACCTATCGAGGCAGCTGA
- a CDS encoding GMC oxidoreductase, protein MSLFRRRVVVESDVCIVGSGITAAMVAEKLARTTKKRIVVVEAGEEAPPLARRYALRDRYLAYGESPWPNDHLDGYDIQGPLQSRSMQVGGLALHWGGVTPRWSPEDFETRSRFGVGTDWPIGYDDLDPYYQEAETLIGVAGAQGPAEMDPRGKPYPMPAIPLTYNLELLQDWASKADITMWSQPSAKNSRPYDGRAACCRNDTCTPVCPTGAKYTPDVTWNRLRASKRVTLYPRTLVRRLITEQGSSRVTSAQAVQRVPNRPSVPVEFRATQFVVAAGYVWSSHLLLLSGLANSSGLVGKYLCGHRNKQAFVALPLELFPGMNGQHSLVTKQFMRAPATKRYLRHDLRVWESSFDRGPRLRDDAGNLLLGDELLRDWRERTRTGVARVRAYYDVFPDRESALTLDTDLHNGYGDPLPKLAMRDAPESAALRRYSDDTIVALFERMARAGDGTVLRVEEDDGGFQDHPAGGCRMGDDPATSVVDSWGRTHDHENLFVVGAPTCVSASCANGTLTFCALALRSAEEMTR, encoded by the coding sequence ATGAGCCTCTTCCGTCGACGCGTCGTGGTGGAGAGCGACGTGTGCATCGTGGGATCGGGGATCACCGCGGCGATGGTGGCGGAGAAGCTCGCGCGCACGACGAAGAAGCGCATCGTCGTCGTGGAGGCCGGCGAGGAGGCGCCGCCGCTCGCCCGCCGCTACGCACTGCGCGATCGCTACCTGGCGTACGGCGAGAGCCCGTGGCCCAACGACCACCTCGACGGCTACGACATCCAGGGCCCGCTGCAGTCGCGCTCCATGCAGGTGGGCGGGCTCGCGCTGCACTGGGGCGGCGTGACGCCGCGCTGGTCGCCGGAGGACTTCGAGACGCGGTCGCGGTTCGGCGTCGGCACCGACTGGCCGATCGGGTACGACGATCTCGACCCGTACTACCAGGAGGCGGAGACGCTCATCGGCGTCGCCGGCGCGCAGGGGCCGGCGGAGATGGATCCGCGCGGCAAGCCGTACCCCATGCCGGCGATCCCGCTGACGTACAACCTGGAGCTGCTGCAGGACTGGGCGTCGAAGGCCGACATCACGATGTGGAGCCAGCCGTCGGCGAAGAACTCGCGCCCGTACGACGGCCGCGCCGCGTGCTGCCGCAACGACACGTGCACGCCGGTATGCCCCACCGGCGCCAAGTACACGCCCGACGTGACGTGGAACCGGCTGCGCGCGTCGAAGCGCGTCACGCTCTACCCGCGCACGCTCGTGCGGCGGCTCATCACCGAGCAGGGCTCGAGCCGCGTGACGAGCGCGCAGGCCGTGCAGCGCGTGCCGAACCGGCCGAGCGTGCCCGTGGAGTTCCGCGCGACGCAGTTCGTCGTCGCCGCGGGATACGTGTGGAGCTCGCACCTGCTGCTGCTGTCGGGGCTCGCGAACTCCTCGGGGCTCGTCGGCAAGTACCTGTGCGGGCACCGCAACAAGCAGGCGTTCGTCGCGCTGCCGCTGGAGCTGTTTCCGGGGATGAACGGGCAGCACTCGCTCGTCACGAAGCAGTTCATGCGGGCGCCCGCCACGAAGCGTTATCTGCGCCACGACCTGCGCGTGTGGGAGTCGAGCTTCGATCGCGGGCCGCGCCTGCGCGACGACGCGGGCAACCTGCTGCTCGGCGACGAGCTTCTGAGGGACTGGCGCGAGCGCACGCGCACCGGCGTCGCGCGCGTGCGCGCGTACTACGACGTCTTTCCCGACCGGGAGAGCGCGCTCACGCTCGACACCGACCTGCACAACGGCTACGGCGACCCGCTGCCGAAGCTCGCCATGCGTGACGCGCCCGAGTCGGCCGCGCTGCGCCGCTACTCCGACGACACGATCGTGGCGCTGTTCGAGCGGATGGCGCGCGCCGGCGACGGGACCGTGCTGCGCGTGGAGGAGGACGACGGCGGCTTCCAGGACCATCCCGCGGGCGGCTGCCGCATGGGCGACGACCCCGCGACGTCGGTGGTCGACTCGTGGGGACGCACGCACGACCACGAGAACCTGTTCGTCGTCGGCGCGCCGACGTGCGTGAGCGCGAGCTGCGCGAACGGCACGCTGACCTTCTGCGCGCTGGCCCTGCGGTCGGCGGAGGAGATGACGCGGTGA
- a CDS encoding DUF6986 family protein, which translates to MSAFFDPDGLDDAEAALREANLAFARRYPGERAARQPVHTLIEGAQHFTADVAARRGAEALAALGAHAPDAASLGRALGIDGHPALEAIVARVRDKLAREPVEDYRIDFEDGFGVRDDDDEDQAALDVAAELARGVREARLPSSIGVRVKPLTEELRARSVRTLGLLVGALVESGALPERWVVTLPKVTVAEQVAYFVAALRAMERATGLADGALRFEIQLEVPQAIVDATGRSLLPAIVDASDGRLDGVNLGVYDYTAALGITAAHQRLRHPACDHARHVIQTSLAGTGVWLADGSTALLPVPRHDGDSAGVHAGWHLHFDDVRHSLAAGWYQGWDLHAAQLVSRHAAVTSFFLEGVDAAGARLRNFVERAHRTALVGGVLDEPATGQALLAFFHRAMSAGAIADEDAERLTGVTGAELREPSFARVLARRGIR; encoded by the coding sequence ATGAGCGCTTTCTTCGACCCCGATGGCCTCGACGACGCCGAGGCGGCGCTGCGCGAGGCGAACCTCGCGTTCGCGCGGCGCTACCCGGGCGAGCGCGCCGCGCGGCAGCCGGTGCACACGCTCATCGAGGGCGCGCAGCACTTCACCGCCGACGTGGCCGCGCGCCGCGGGGCCGAGGCGCTCGCGGCGCTCGGCGCGCACGCGCCCGACGCGGCGTCGCTCGGCCGCGCGTTAGGCATCGACGGACATCCCGCGCTCGAGGCGATCGTGGCGCGGGTGCGCGACAAGCTCGCGCGCGAGCCGGTGGAGGACTACCGCATCGACTTCGAGGACGGCTTTGGCGTGCGCGACGACGACGACGAGGATCAGGCCGCCCTCGACGTCGCCGCGGAGCTCGCGCGCGGCGTGCGCGAGGCCAGGCTGCCGTCGTCCATCGGCGTGCGCGTGAAGCCGCTCACCGAGGAGCTGCGCGCGCGCAGCGTGCGCACGCTCGGCCTGCTCGTCGGCGCGCTCGTGGAATCGGGGGCGCTTCCGGAGCGGTGGGTCGTCACGCTGCCGAAGGTGACCGTCGCCGAGCAGGTCGCGTACTTCGTCGCCGCGCTGCGCGCGATGGAGCGCGCCACGGGGCTCGCCGACGGCGCGCTGCGGTTCGAGATCCAGCTCGAGGTGCCGCAGGCGATCGTCGACGCGACGGGACGCTCGCTGCTGCCGGCGATCGTCGACGCGTCCGACGGGCGGCTCGACGGCGTGAACCTCGGCGTCTACGACTACACGGCGGCGTTGGGCATCACTGCCGCGCACCAGCGGCTGCGCCACCCGGCGTGCGACCACGCGCGGCACGTGATCCAGACGTCGCTCGCCGGCACCGGTGTGTGGCTCGCCGACGGCTCCACCGCGCTCCTTCCGGTGCCGCGACACGACGGCGATTCGGCCGGCGTGCACGCGGGCTGGCACCTGCACTTCGACGACGTGCGCCACTCGCTCGCCGCCGGGTGGTATCAGGGATGGGACCTGCACGCCGCGCAGCTCGTGTCGCGGCACGCGGCGGTGACGAGCTTCTTCCTCGAGGGCGTCGACGCGGCGGGCGCGCGGCTGCGCAACTTCGTGGAGCGCGCGCATCGCACCGCGCTCGTCGGCGGCGTGCTCGACGAGCCGGCGACGGGACAGGCGCTGCTCGCGTTCTTCCACCGCGCGATGAGCGCCGGCGCGATCGCCGACGAGGACGCGGAGCGCCTCACGGGCGTGACCGGCGCCGAGCTGCGCGAGCCCTCGTTCGCGCGCGTGCTCGCGCGCCGAGGGATCCGGTGA
- a CDS encoding gluconate 2-dehydrogenase subunit 3 family protein, producing MPPLSRRAFVAALAAAVPSAALVRRAHALSVDHLAAGPRTLRALGAVVLPAELGPAGTEAAVAAFERWIAGYRERAELLHGYGTSALSYSGPTPATRWAQQLDRLDESARATHGHAFAALPLDARREMVHTLLDGMKADRIPAVGRAPHVALALLGHWAASPEATDRCYRAHIARQTCRPLAAQARKPLPIAERTGRRA from the coding sequence ATGCCACCGCTCTCCCGCCGCGCGTTCGTCGCCGCGCTCGCCGCCGCCGTGCCGAGCGCCGCGCTCGTGCGCCGCGCCCACGCCCTCTCGGTCGATCATCTCGCGGCCGGCCCGCGCACGCTGCGCGCGTTGGGCGCGGTGGTGCTCCCCGCGGAGCTCGGCCCCGCGGGGACCGAGGCCGCCGTCGCCGCGTTCGAGCGGTGGATCGCCGGCTACCGCGAGCGCGCGGAGCTGCTGCACGGCTACGGCACGTCCGCGCTCAGCTACTCCGGTCCCACGCCGGCCACGCGCTGGGCGCAGCAGCTCGACCGCCTCGACGAGTCGGCGCGCGCGACGCACGGCCACGCGTTCGCCGCGCTGCCGCTCGACGCGCGGCGCGAGATGGTGCACACGCTGCTCGACGGGATGAAAGCCGACCGGATCCCCGCCGTCGGGCGCGCGCCGCACGTCGCGCTCGCGCTGCTCGGCCACTGGGCGGCGAGCCCCGAGGCGACCGACCGCTGCTACCGCGCGCACATCGCTCGGCAGACGTGCCGCCCGCTCGCCGCGCAGGCGCGCAAGCCGCTCCCGATCGCGGAGCGCACCGGGCGCCGCGCATGA
- a CDS encoding sugar phosphate isomerase/epimerase family protein yields MIRFTRLCTAATLAIASSALAASASAQKVSKDAGDFALRGAFAGPLGVQLYSFRDAFKTDVPGTLAKVRGIGFRDVELAGTYGQSPAQFRQTLDQAGLRAVSMHVGYEMFRDSLQSVLAAAKALGVRYVGTAWIPHPNGPLTVEAARAAAADFNRFGQAARAQGMQFFYHIHGFEFSPGTGGVLPMDVLMRETDPDAVKYEMDVFWISRPGADPVQWLRKYPGRWKLLHLKDMKQDVATNVHTGSAPPDESETTLGSGKIDYRSVLRTAKQTGVEYYFIEDETRDPFATVPVSVKWLEGVRY; encoded by the coding sequence GTGATCCGATTCACCCGACTCTGTACCGCGGCCACGCTGGCGATCGCCTCGTCGGCGCTCGCCGCGTCCGCGTCCGCGCAGAAGGTGTCAAAGGACGCCGGCGACTTCGCGCTGCGCGGCGCGTTCGCCGGGCCGCTCGGCGTGCAGCTCTACTCGTTCCGCGACGCGTTCAAGACCGACGTGCCGGGCACGCTCGCGAAGGTGCGCGGCATCGGCTTCCGCGACGTGGAGCTCGCCGGGACGTACGGGCAGAGCCCCGCGCAGTTCCGGCAGACGCTCGACCAGGCCGGCCTCCGCGCGGTGTCGATGCACGTCGGCTACGAGATGTTCCGCGACAGCCTGCAGTCGGTGCTCGCGGCGGCGAAGGCGTTGGGCGTGCGCTACGTCGGCACGGCGTGGATCCCGCACCCGAACGGGCCACTCACCGTGGAGGCGGCGCGCGCCGCGGCGGCGGACTTCAACCGCTTCGGGCAGGCGGCGCGCGCGCAGGGGATGCAGTTCTTCTATCACATCCACGGCTTCGAGTTCAGCCCCGGCACCGGCGGCGTGCTGCCGATGGACGTGCTGATGCGCGAGACCGATCCCGACGCGGTGAAGTACGAGATGGACGTGTTCTGGATCTCGCGCCCGGGCGCCGACCCGGTGCAGTGGCTGCGCAAGTACCCGGGGCGCTGGAAGCTGCTCCACCTGAAGGACATGAAGCAGGATGTCGCGACGAACGTCCACACCGGCTCGGCCCCGCCGGACGAGAGCGAGACGACGCTCGGCAGCGGCAAGATCGACTACCGCAGCGTGCTGCGCACGGCGAAGCAGACGGGCGTGGAGTACTACTTCATCGAGGACGAGACGCGCGACCCGTTCGCGACGGTGCCGGTGAGCGTGAAGTGGCTCGAGGGCGTGCGCTACTAG
- a CDS encoding RNA polymerase sigma factor gives MRQKTLDHLYRTESRRILATLIRLLGDFDLAEEALHDAFAAALERWPSEGVPTNPRAWLVSAGRFRAVDALRRRRTLARKADEIAALADVEAHLARMPAPDAALDAPDVEDDRLRLVFTCCHPALAADAQVALTLRTVCGLTTEEIARAFLVPAATMAQRLVRATKKIRVARIPYEVPPRDQLPARLDAVLSVVYLVFSEGYAATAGDAIVRRELCGEAIRLARLLVELMPNETEANGLLALLLLHDSRRDARTTPDGDLLLLEVQDRGRWDRAQIAEGIARVEQALRGGRAGPYALQAAIAALHAEAPDAASTDWRQIAALYHVLLRVAPTPIVELNRAVAVAMAFGPEPALKLVDGLAARGDLRGYHLLPAARADFLRRLGRLDEAAESYRAALALTTLGPERRFLERRLREVTGG, from the coding sequence ATGCGTCAGAAGACCCTCGACCACCTCTACCGCACCGAGTCGCGCCGCATCCTCGCGACGCTGATCCGGCTGCTCGGCGACTTCGACCTCGCGGAGGAGGCGCTGCACGACGCGTTCGCCGCGGCGCTGGAGCGGTGGCCGAGCGAGGGCGTGCCGACGAACCCGCGGGCGTGGCTCGTGAGCGCGGGGCGATTCCGCGCCGTCGACGCGCTGCGGCGGCGCAGGACGCTCGCCCGCAAGGCCGACGAGATCGCGGCGCTCGCCGACGTCGAGGCGCACCTCGCGCGCATGCCGGCGCCCGACGCCGCGCTCGACGCGCCCGACGTCGAGGACGACCGGCTGCGGCTCGTCTTCACCTGCTGCCACCCCGCGCTCGCCGCCGACGCGCAGGTCGCGCTCACGCTGCGCACCGTATGCGGGCTGACCACCGAGGAGATCGCGCGCGCGTTCCTCGTCCCCGCGGCGACGATGGCGCAGCGGCTCGTGCGCGCGACGAAGAAGATCCGCGTCGCGCGCATCCCGTACGAGGTGCCGCCGCGCGACCAGCTGCCGGCGCGGCTCGACGCCGTCCTGTCGGTCGTCTACCTCGTGTTCAGCGAGGGGTACGCGGCGACGGCGGGGGACGCGATCGTGCGCCGCGAGCTGTGCGGCGAGGCGATCCGGCTCGCGCGGCTGCTCGTGGAGCTGATGCCTAACGAGACCGAGGCGAACGGGCTCCTCGCGCTGCTCCTGCTCCACGACTCGCGCCGCGACGCGCGCACCACCCCCGACGGCGACCTGCTGCTGCTCGAGGTGCAGGACCGCGGCCGGTGGGACCGCGCGCAGATCGCCGAGGGGATCGCGCGCGTGGAGCAGGCGCTGCGCGGCGGCCGCGCGGGTCCGTACGCGCTGCAGGCCGCGATCGCCGCGCTGCACGCCGAGGCGCCCGACGCCGCGTCGACCGACTGGCGGCAGATCGCGGCACTGTACCACGTGCTGCTGCGCGTCGCGCCGACGCCGATCGTGGAGTTGAATCGCGCCGTGGCGGTCGCGATGGCGTTCGGCCCCGAGCCGGCGCTGAAGCTCGTCGACGGACTGGCGGCGCGCGGGGACCTGCGCGGCTATCACCTGCTCCCCGCGGCGCGCGCCGACTTCCTGCGCCGACTCGGCCGCCTGGACGAGGCGGCCGAGTCGTACCGCGCCGCGCTCGCGCTGACGACGTTAGGCCCGGAGCGCCGGTTCCTCGAGCGGCGGCTGCGCGAGGTGACGGGCGGCTAG
- a CDS encoding urate hydroxylase PuuD encodes MTPRIWELLDLVARWVHVVAGIMWVGNSLLFNWLDRSLQKRAVSGMTREPLGTIWLLHSGGFYYVEKTLLAGEPLPTPLHWFKWQAYTTWLSGVALLVVVYWAGGRAVMADPSVHGISQLHATALAIAGLVLGWGLYEGVQRLVAPRAPRVAAAAWTAGLILVAIAFTNHLSGRAAFLHVGAMLATIMAGNVFLTIVPSQRALVASVRSGGAGAELAALSARAKRVSIHNNYFTFPVIALMVSNHFPALYAGRWSWLVLLILVAGGAAVRHVLNVRWTWPGWRPALAGTIATTIAALWAVLSIPAPPVESTIAPSRMSVAGPVTFADARHVIDRRCAVCHSMSPVDSSLGVAPAGVAFDTPEEIVARAARIRERAVVTRTMPPANRTHMTDEERAVLARWIDYGGRVR; translated from the coding sequence GTGACCCCGCGGATCTGGGAGCTGCTCGATCTCGTCGCGCGCTGGGTGCACGTCGTCGCCGGCATCATGTGGGTCGGCAACTCGCTGCTCTTCAACTGGCTCGACCGCAGCCTGCAGAAGCGCGCCGTGTCGGGGATGACGCGCGAGCCGTTAGGCACGATCTGGCTGCTGCACAGCGGCGGGTTCTACTACGTGGAGAAGACGCTGCTCGCCGGCGAGCCCCTCCCGACGCCGCTGCACTGGTTCAAGTGGCAGGCGTACACGACGTGGCTGAGCGGCGTCGCGCTGCTCGTCGTGGTCTACTGGGCCGGCGGGCGCGCCGTCATGGCCGACCCGTCGGTGCACGGGATCTCGCAGCTGCACGCGACGGCGCTCGCGATCGCCGGCCTCGTGCTCGGCTGGGGACTGTACGAGGGCGTGCAGCGACTCGTCGCGCCGCGCGCGCCCCGCGTGGCGGCGGCGGCGTGGACCGCGGGGCTCATCCTCGTCGCGATCGCCTTCACGAACCATCTCAGCGGGCGCGCGGCGTTCCTGCACGTCGGGGCGATGCTCGCCACGATCATGGCGGGGAACGTGTTCCTCACCATCGTGCCGTCGCAGCGCGCGCTCGTCGCGTCGGTGCGGTCGGGCGGCGCCGGCGCCGAGCTGGCGGCGCTGTCGGCGCGCGCGAAGCGGGTGTCGATCCACAACAACTACTTCACGTTCCCCGTCATCGCGCTCATGGTGAGCAACCACTTCCCCGCGCTCTACGCGGGGCGGTGGAGCTGGCTCGTGCTGCTCATCCTCGTCGCCGGCGGCGCGGCCGTGCGGCACGTGCTCAACGTGCGATGGACGTGGCCGGGCTGGCGGCCGGCGCTCGCGGGCACGATCGCGACGACGATCGCCGCGCTGTGGGCGGTGCTGTCGATCCCCGCGCCGCCGGTGGAGTCGACCATCGCGCCCTCGCGCATGTCCGTCGCGGGTCCGGTGACGTTCGCCGACGCGCGCCACGTCATCGACCGCCGCTGCGCGGTGTGCCACTCGATGAGCCCCGTCGACTCGAGCCTCGGCGTCGCGCCGGCGGGCGTCGCGTTCGACACACCGGAGGAGATCGTGGCGCGCGCCGCGCGGATCCGCGAGCGCGCGGTCGTCACGCGCACCATGCCGCCGGCGAACCGCACGCACATGACGGACGAGGAGCGGGCGGTGCTGGCGCGGTGGATCGATTACGGGGGGCGGGTGCGGTGA